Proteins from a genomic interval of Myxococcales bacterium:
- the infB gene encoding translation initiation factor IF-2 encodes MRVYELAKELGIPNKDFVNKVQAMGIQVSNHMSVLELVDADRIRRNLIRERQESLEEVRLDTTVIRRRSRNATAPSAAGARAAAARVNEVRPEPPVVEAPPEPPPPVVAARPAPEVLPPPPAPPPPPPPEPIKAVEAPPAPEPEPPAPEPVPVVVAAAPAPAPAPPEPEAPPVREPAAPPAVVAAPAAPLAGEPPAAPPAAPPPAAPPAPPAPAQGPPPVMEIRALPNPGTPPSADGTEPRPRFRQIPQPVVTGSAATGQFIQLPGRGENNSVPRVEIRDRDEELRRLGRGVIGRLPPGQNRFGGRPPGGPGGPGGRNLGPPPRKRQVAAGKKVKQTQITTPAEHKRVVRMAESITVSDLAREMGIKGNEVVKRLWALGMMGININQSIDLDTAMLIANEFGWQVESKSFREEDMLGSEEVDAPEDLEPRAPVVTIMGHVDHGKTSLLDAIRKANVAEGEAGGITQHIGAYKVHSAQGDVTFLDTPGHEAFTAMRARGAKMTDIVVLVVAADDGPMPQTVEAINHAKAAEVPLVVAVNKIDKPDANPGQIRNKMMEHGLVPEEFGGQTIYVDVSAKTKQGIDKLLEMLALQSELLELKANPKKAARGHIVEARLDRNRGPISSVLVESGTLRAGDLVVAGIFSGKVRAMMDDHGKPVAQAGPSTPVEILGIDGVPEAGDTFNVVSDEKLAKQILEHRRETRRSRDAAASAPRGVSLENILDKIREGEVKEVKIVLKADVQGSAEALSAALTKLSTPTVGVNVISSGVGGITESDVTLAKASSAIVIGFNVRPAGKSQSLAEQEGVDIKTYQVIYDAIDDVKKAMVGMLEPVEREKLMGKATVRQVFTIPKVGAVAGCMVTEGKIHRRNQVRLVRDSVVIYTGRLGSLRRFKDDVNEVDKGYECGLSIDGYNDLKDGDVIESFEIEQIAASLDAPIGAPAQT; translated from the coding sequence ATGAGGGTTTACGAATTAGCCAAAGAACTGGGCATTCCCAACAAAGACTTTGTCAACAAAGTCCAAGCCATGGGGATTCAAGTGTCCAACCATATGTCGGTGCTCGAGTTGGTGGATGCCGATCGGATCCGACGCAACCTCATCCGCGAGCGCCAGGAAAGTCTTGAAGAGGTTCGCCTCGACACGACGGTCATTCGGCGCCGCTCGCGCAACGCTACGGCGCCCTCGGCAGCCGGTGCGCGTGCCGCCGCTGCCCGCGTGAACGAGGTTCGGCCCGAACCCCCCGTGGTCGAGGCCCCGCCTGAGCCACCCCCGCCCGTCGTGGCTGCCCGCCCGGCGCCCGAGGTTCTGCCTCCGCCCCCCGCGCCTCCGCCTCCCCCCCCTCCCGAACCCATCAAGGCCGTGGAGGCGCCACCGGCGCCCGAACCCGAGCCACCGGCCCCAGAGCCTGTCCCCGTGGTGGTGGCAGCCGCCCCGGCACCCGCCCCCGCACCTCCGGAACCCGAAGCGCCCCCCGTGCGCGAGCCCGCGGCGCCTCCTGCCGTGGTGGCCGCGCCCGCAGCTCCCTTGGCCGGGGAGCCACCAGCGGCCCCGCCGGCGGCTCCCCCACCGGCGGCCCCCCCAGCGCCACCGGCGCCCGCTCAGGGACCTCCGCCGGTCATGGAGATTCGCGCGTTGCCGAATCCCGGTACACCGCCCTCGGCCGATGGCACCGAGCCGCGTCCGCGCTTCCGCCAGATTCCTCAGCCCGTCGTGACGGGCTCGGCGGCAACGGGTCAGTTCATCCAGCTGCCCGGCCGGGGCGAAAACAACAGCGTGCCCCGCGTCGAGATCCGCGACCGCGACGAAGAGCTTCGCCGTTTGGGTCGGGGCGTGATCGGGCGCTTGCCTCCTGGGCAAAACCGCTTCGGGGGACGGCCTCCGGGTGGCCCCGGCGGGCCTGGGGGCCGTAACCTCGGGCCTCCCCCTCGCAAGCGCCAAGTGGCCGCTGGCAAGAAGGTCAAACAGACCCAAATCACCACGCCGGCAGAACACAAGCGCGTCGTGCGGATGGCGGAGAGCATCACCGTCTCGGACCTCGCCCGCGAAATGGGCATCAAAGGCAACGAGGTGGTCAAGCGCCTGTGGGCTTTGGGCATGATGGGCATCAACATCAACCAGAGCATCGATCTCGACACGGCGATGCTCATTGCCAACGAGTTCGGCTGGCAGGTCGAGTCGAAGTCCTTCCGTGAGGAAGACATGCTGGGCTCGGAGGAAGTGGACGCGCCAGAGGATCTCGAGCCGCGAGCCCCTGTGGTCACCATCATGGGCCACGTCGACCACGGCAAAACCTCCTTGCTCGATGCCATTCGCAAAGCGAACGTGGCCGAAGGCGAAGCGGGCGGCATCACGCAGCACATTGGCGCTTACAAGGTTCACTCTGCGCAGGGTGACGTCACGTTCCTGGATACACCGGGCCACGAGGCGTTCACCGCCATGCGTGCCCGCGGTGCCAAGATGACCGACATCGTCGTGCTCGTGGTTGCGGCCGATGACGGACCCATGCCGCAAACCGTTGAGGCCATCAATCACGCAAAAGCGGCGGAAGTGCCGCTGGTCGTGGCGGTCAACAAGATAGACAAACCTGACGCCAACCCCGGCCAGATCCGGAACAAGATGATGGAGCACGGCTTGGTTCCCGAGGAGTTCGGCGGCCAAACCATCTACGTCGACGTTTCGGCGAAGACCAAGCAGGGCATCGACAAGCTGCTCGAAATGCTGGCTCTGCAATCGGAGTTGCTCGAGCTCAAGGCGAACCCCAAGAAGGCGGCGCGGGGGCACATCGTCGAGGCCCGGTTGGACCGCAACCGCGGCCCCATCTCCTCGGTGTTGGTCGAGTCGGGAACGCTGCGCGCGGGCGACCTCGTCGTGGCGGGTATCTTCTCGGGTAAGGTGCGCGCCATGATGGATGACCACGGCAAGCCCGTGGCGCAGGCAGGCCCCTCCACCCCGGTAGAGATCCTGGGCATCGACGGGGTTCCCGAGGCGGGCGATACCTTCAACGTGGTGTCCGACGAGAAGCTGGCCAAGCAGATCCTCGAGCATCGCCGGGAGACACGCCGCAGCCGTGACGCGGCGGCTTCGGCCCCACGGGGCGTCTCCCTGGAGAACATCCTCGACAAGATTCGCGAAGGCGAGGTCAAGGAGGTCAAGATCGTCCTCAAGGCGGACGTGCAAGGTTCGGCGGAGGCGCTCTCGGCGGCTCTCACGAAGCTTTCCACACCCACCGTCGGCGTGAACGTGATCTCGAGCGGGGTGGGTGGCATCACCGAGTCCGACGTGACCTTGGCCAAGGCCTCCTCCGCCATCGTCATCGGCTTCAACGTGCGCCCTGCGGGCAAGTCGCAATCCTTGGCTGAGCAAGAGGGCGTGGACATCAAGACGTACCAGGTCATCTACGACGCCATCGACGACGTGAAGAAGGCCATGGTGGGCATGCTCGAGCCGGTGGAGCGCGAGAAGCTCATGGGCAAGGCCACGGTTCGCCAGGTGTTCACCATCCCCAAGGTGGGGGCGGTTGCAGGCTGCATGGTGACCGAGGGCAAGATTCACCGTCGCAACCAGGTGCGCTTGGTGCGCGACTCGGTGGTCATCTACACCGGACGACTCGGCTCGCTTCGCCGCTTCAAGGACGACGTGAACGAGGTCGACAAGGGATACGAGTGTGGCCTCAGCATCGATGGCTACAATGACCTCAAGGACGGCGACGTGATCGAGTCGTTCGAGATCGAGCAGATCGCCGCTTCGCTCGACGCTCCGATCGGGGCGCCGGCGCAGACCTGA
- the rbfA gene encoding 30S ribosome-binding factor RbfA, protein MASGREQRIAEEIKLAIGDALIRQEVKDPRVWQAGIITVTHVKVTGDLRQARALFMVYGADEATLAGVREALNKASGLWRRKIGSRLRLKFTPTVSFEVDRVFESEARVERALHDIARENAERERAERENTEGERAEDESSQGVPPGPPSDPGRKP, encoded by the coding sequence ATGGCATCGGGTCGCGAACAGCGCATTGCTGAAGAAATCAAGCTGGCGATAGGCGACGCCTTGATACGCCAAGAGGTCAAGGATCCCCGGGTCTGGCAGGCTGGCATCATCACGGTGACCCACGTCAAAGTCACGGGCGATCTGCGTCAGGCACGGGCCCTGTTCATGGTCTACGGGGCCGACGAGGCCACGCTCGCCGGGGTTCGGGAGGCGTTGAACAAGGCGAGCGGTTTGTGGCGACGCAAGATCGGGAGCCGTCTGCGGCTCAAGTTCACGCCTACCGTGTCGTTCGAGGTGGATCGCGTGTTCGAGAGTGAGGCCCGGGTGGAGCGGGCACTGCACGACATCGCCCGCGAGAACGCCGAACGCGAGCGCGCCGAACGCGAGAACACCGAAGGCGAGCGCGCCGAGGACGAGTCTTCCCAGGGCGTGCCCCCCGGGCCGCCGTCGGACCCCGGGCGCAAACCGTAG
- a CDS encoding DUF503 domain-containing protein — protein sequence MVVGIARLTFFVPHSHSLKEKRMVVRRLKDKVRARFNVSIAEVSDQDVWQKGVIGVSLVGNESRFVGQCLDEVIRLVRAEAEVTSVERELQVRHQPLAENDLGFRYE from the coding sequence GTGGTGGTCGGAATTGCGCGGCTGACGTTCTTCGTGCCGCACAGCCATTCTCTCAAGGAAAAGCGGATGGTGGTGCGGCGTCTGAAGGACAAGGTGCGAGCCCGGTTCAACGTGTCCATCGCCGAGGTTTCGGACCAGGACGTTTGGCAAAAGGGCGTGATTGGTGTCTCGCTGGTGGGGAACGAGTCACGCTTCGTGGGGCAGTGCCTCGACGAAGTGATTCGCCTCGTGCGGGCCGAGGCGGAGGTGACCAGCGTTGAGCGCGAGCTTCAGGTTCGTCATCAGCCGCTGGCCGAAAACGATTTGGGATTCCGTTACGAGTAA
- a CDS encoding ribosome maturation factor RimP has translation MKPTFANIWNLAEPYVRDAGLELVELEFGREPEGFVLRVFIDFPWSPGPFLPESASTSGPAVASEGAGPAVSASAPGEESDLFRPRYVGHGECERVSRDLSAALDVSQLIQHAYRLEVSSPGIERPLRRAADFQRFTGKRAKVRTHQMVEGRRNFSGMLRGVEGDVVLIDCDGLACRVPLAEVAKAHLVPDWAEEFRKSEAPPRRPQDGRSAS, from the coding sequence ATGAAACCTACCTTCGCAAATATTTGGAACCTCGCGGAACCGTATGTGAGGGACGCCGGCCTGGAGCTCGTGGAGCTGGAGTTTGGGCGGGAGCCTGAGGGGTTCGTGCTGCGGGTCTTCATCGATTTTCCCTGGTCCCCCGGGCCCTTTTTGCCGGAATCCGCGTCCACTTCCGGCCCCGCCGTGGCATCGGAAGGTGCGGGCCCAGCGGTGAGCGCCAGCGCCCCCGGCGAGGAGAGCGACCTCTTTCGCCCCCGCTACGTGGGCCATGGTGAGTGCGAGCGCGTCAGCCGAGACCTCTCGGCCGCTCTCGACGTCTCTCAGCTCATTCAACACGCTTATCGGTTGGAAGTCAGTTCGCCCGGAATCGAGCGTCCCCTTCGGCGCGCAGCCGACTTTCAACGATTCACGGGGAAGCGGGCCAAGGTCCGCACCCATCAGATGGTGGAGGGGCGGCGCAATTTCAGTGGGATGCTGCGCGGCGTCGAAGGTGACGTCGTGCTTATCGATTGTGACGGCCTGGCGTGCCGGGTGCCCCTCGCGGAAGTTGCGAAGGCGCATCTCGTACCCGACTGGGCCGAGGAGTTTCGGAAATCCGAAGCTCCGCCCCGACGACCGCAAGACGGAAGGAGCGCCTCATGA
- a CDS encoding carbon-nitrogen hydrolase family protein, whose product MTASSVGPSAPAAPTAADLDSALRFAAVQVCSTEDVEDNLTRCERLVRQAAAEGAQLVGLPENFAYLGSARDHKLALAEPLDAPTPPGPILARMTDLARNARVHLLLGGFPERIPSSPGQAPRLGNTSVLLSPEGAIVARYRKIHLFDVEVPGGQTFRESDDVMPGATPVVAATPWGGLGLSICYDLRFPELYRDQSRQGARFAAVPAAFTRQTGPDHWHVLLRARAIENQLYVLAPAQWGQHGGTRASYGHALIVDPWGTVLADCSDKDGYALAPIDLAHQDRLRQRLPCLGHRRLP is encoded by the coding sequence ATGACCGCCTCATCTGTCGGCCCTTCTGCCCCTGCCGCCCCGACCGCCGCTGACCTAGATTCTGCGCTCCGCTTTGCTGCAGTGCAGGTCTGTTCGACCGAGGACGTCGAAGACAACCTCACCCGTTGTGAGCGGCTCGTGCGTCAGGCCGCCGCGGAAGGCGCCCAGCTGGTGGGTCTGCCCGAGAATTTCGCGTATCTCGGGAGCGCGCGGGACCACAAGCTGGCGTTGGCGGAGCCGCTCGACGCGCCCACCCCCCCCGGCCCTATCCTCGCCCGCATGACCGACCTGGCCCGCAACGCCCGGGTGCACCTGCTTCTGGGAGGATTCCCCGAACGGATACCGTCATCACCCGGGCAGGCCCCGCGCCTCGGCAATACCAGCGTGCTTTTGTCACCAGAAGGCGCGATCGTCGCGCGATACCGCAAGATTCACCTTTTCGATGTCGAGGTTCCCGGGGGACAGACCTTCCGCGAGTCCGACGACGTGATGCCAGGCGCGACACCGGTGGTCGCGGCGACCCCCTGGGGAGGGCTAGGTCTTTCGATCTGTTACGACCTGCGCTTTCCCGAGCTTTACCGGGACCAAAGCCGCCAGGGCGCCCGCTTCGCCGCGGTCCCTGCCGCCTTCACCCGGCAAACGGGCCCCGACCATTGGCATGTGCTCCTGCGCGCCCGGGCCATCGAGAACCAGCTCTACGTCTTGGCCCCGGCGCAGTGGGGCCAGCACGGGGGCACGCGCGCCAGCTACGGGCACGCCCTGATCGTGGATCCATGGGGAACGGTGCTCGCTGACTGCAGCGACAAAGACGGCTATGCCCTGGCACCGATCGACCTCGCCCACCAGGACAGACTTCGGCAGCGGCTTCCCTGTCTTGGCCACCGCCGCTTGCCCTGA
- the truB gene encoding tRNA pseudouridine(55) synthase TruB — protein sequence MPVLVIDKPLGLTSFAVVKSVARLLRRYRAAGGRGMPDPKRIGHGGTLDPMATGVLPVCVGEATKLAPFLLDADKAYEAVMKLGVHTDTLDAEGQVLHTRAVPPLSAGEIEATLARFVGPQHQVPPMYAALKHQGKPLYAYAREGQEIERQPRALTIFELVLQRFEPPDVVGFSVRCSKGTYVRVLASDLGNALGTCAHLVGLRRTLSGPFSLAQAMTLAELEARAEASESLPSVSLAEALRHHAQVALTATLVDRVTKGQKLPWSEVDPEGALGHGHVALLRPDGSLVAVASRAVDGMASFHRVFNPEVV from the coding sequence ATGCCCGTTTTGGTGATCGACAAGCCGCTCGGCCTGACCTCCTTTGCAGTGGTCAAGTCCGTGGCCCGCCTGCTTCGGAGGTACCGTGCGGCCGGAGGGCGGGGCATGCCTGACCCGAAGCGAATCGGCCATGGCGGGACCTTGGATCCCATGGCGACCGGCGTGTTGCCGGTGTGCGTGGGAGAGGCCACGAAGCTCGCGCCGTTTCTTCTGGATGCCGACAAGGCCTACGAGGCCGTCATGAAGCTGGGTGTGCACACCGATACACTCGATGCGGAAGGGCAGGTGCTGCACACACGGGCCGTGCCGCCGCTCTCCGCAGGCGAGATCGAGGCTACGTTGGCTCGTTTTGTGGGCCCGCAACATCAGGTGCCCCCCATGTACGCGGCCCTCAAGCATCAGGGCAAGCCGCTTTATGCCTACGCACGCGAGGGTCAGGAGATCGAGCGTCAACCGCGTGCGCTCACGATCTTCGAGCTCGTCCTCCAAAGGTTCGAGCCTCCTGACGTCGTTGGCTTCTCGGTGCGGTGCTCGAAGGGCACCTACGTGCGGGTGCTGGCTTCGGACCTGGGCAACGCTTTGGGAACGTGCGCTCATCTGGTGGGGCTCCGTCGCACCCTGTCCGGGCCGTTTTCTCTTGCGCAGGCGATGACGCTCGCGGAGCTCGAGGCCCGTGCCGAGGCCTCCGAATCGTTGCCCAGCGTGTCACTCGCCGAGGCTCTTCGTCATCATGCCCAGGTCGCGCTCACGGCGACCTTGGTCGATCGCGTTACGAAGGGGCAGAAGCTGCCCTGGAGCGAGGTGGACCCGGAGGGAGCGCTCGGCCACGGGCACGTGGCTTTGCTTCGCCCGGACGGGTCCCTGGTGGCGGTGGCGTCGCGCGCCGTCGATGGGATGGCGTCTTTCCATCGC
- a CDS encoding YlxR family protein has product MSAHGLSRFVVTANGQLQSDRRRNQPGRGAWICPSTPCVRAALKTRAFPRALRSAVQVPSEIELLSQLGIEPAI; this is encoded by the coding sequence ATGTCTGCTCACGGACTTTCGCGCTTCGTGGTCACCGCCAACGGACAGCTCCAGAGCGATCGACGCAGGAACCAGCCCGGGCGAGGGGCCTGGATTTGCCCGTCCACGCCGTGTGTGCGAGCCGCGTTGAAGACCCGTGCGTTCCCACGTGCGCTGCGGAGCGCCGTGCAGGTGCCTTCCGAGATCGAACTTTTATCGCAACTTGGTATTGAACCGGCTATCTGA
- the nusA gene encoding transcription termination factor NusA, whose translation MSEGSGLGLVLDQVSKDKNIDREILVEALEQAILMAGKRAFGDDRELEAKFNEELGQVDLFQIIVVADPVSQPGKEISLEEAERFGLNAEVGDELLFQIFYSERDQRRAEDQDAKYSGLLKLNRAWKTFGRIAAQTAKQVILQRVREAERDNVFNQYRDKKGELISGIVRRFERGNIVIDLGGAEAVLPVREQVPRESYRVGDRIVTYVLDIDKQARGPQIIVSRGHKGLLEKLFEMEVPEIFEQIVRIEASAREPGARSKIAVSSRDRDVDAVGACVGMKGSRVQAVVQELRGEKIDIVPWDADPARFVCNAIAPAEVSRVLIDAASHTMELVVPDDRLSLAIGKKGQNVRLASQLTGWRIDIHSESKVRESEAKSRASLGAIEGVGAELAEALFRDGWRSAAEIAAAQPSELAHVIGDDSTQIAALKAQAARAAEIERKRDAEEAARRAAERAAAEAEAEANEAGMSAPEGAEGTDSAHGHP comes from the coding sequence ATGAGTGAAGGTTCCGGACTGGGCCTGGTCCTCGACCAGGTTTCCAAGGACAAGAACATCGATCGGGAGATTCTGGTCGAGGCACTCGAGCAAGCCATTTTGATGGCCGGAAAGCGTGCTTTCGGCGACGATCGCGAGCTGGAAGCCAAGTTCAACGAGGAACTGGGCCAAGTGGACCTGTTCCAGATCATCGTGGTGGCGGATCCGGTTTCCCAGCCCGGCAAGGAGATCTCTCTCGAAGAGGCGGAGCGCTTCGGGCTGAACGCCGAAGTGGGCGACGAGTTGCTCTTCCAGATCTTCTACAGCGAGCGGGACCAGCGCCGCGCCGAAGATCAAGACGCGAAGTACAGCGGGCTTCTCAAGCTCAACCGGGCGTGGAAGACGTTCGGGCGTATCGCCGCGCAAACGGCGAAGCAGGTCATCCTGCAGCGTGTGCGCGAAGCCGAGCGTGACAACGTCTTCAACCAGTACCGCGACAAAAAGGGCGAGCTCATCTCGGGGATCGTCCGCCGCTTCGAGCGAGGCAACATCGTGATCGACCTCGGGGGGGCCGAGGCCGTTTTGCCGGTGCGTGAACAGGTTCCTCGCGAGTCCTACCGCGTGGGTGACCGCATCGTCACGTACGTGCTCGACATCGACAAGCAGGCGAGGGGACCCCAGATCATCGTGTCCCGGGGTCACAAGGGCTTGCTCGAGAAGCTCTTCGAGATGGAAGTTCCGGAGATCTTCGAACAGATCGTGCGCATCGAGGCCTCCGCGCGGGAGCCTGGGGCCCGGTCGAAGATCGCCGTGTCCTCGCGGGACCGCGACGTGGACGCCGTGGGCGCTTGCGTGGGCATGAAGGGCTCGCGTGTTCAGGCCGTGGTTCAGGAACTGCGCGGCGAAAAGATCGACATCGTGCCTTGGGACGCTGACCCTGCGCGCTTCGTGTGCAACGCGATTGCGCCCGCCGAGGTCTCGCGCGTGCTCATCGATGCGGCGTCTCACACGATGGAGCTCGTGGTGCCGGACGACCGGCTGTCGCTGGCCATCGGAAAGAAAGGCCAAAACGTGCGTCTCGCCAGCCAGCTGACGGGCTGGCGCATCGACATCCACTCCGAATCGAAGGTTCGTGAGTCCGAGGCCAAGTCTCGGGCTTCTCTGGGGGCCATCGAAGGGGTGGGTGCAGAGCTGGCCGAGGCTCTCTTCCGCGACGGATGGCGCTCTGCCGCCGAGATCGCGGCGGCGCAGCCGTCCGAGCTGGCCCACGTGATTGGCGACGACTCGACGCAAATTGCGGCATTGAAGGCGCAGGCAGCCCGCGCGGCCGAGATCGAGCGCAAGCGCGATGCCGAAGAGGCCGCGCGACGCGCCGCGGAACGCGCCGCGGCCGAAGCCGAAGCCGAAGCGAACGAGGCCGGCATGTCTGCTCCCGAAGGAGCCGAGGGGACCGATTCGGCTCACGGGCATCCTTGA